From a single Nicotiana tomentosiformis chromosome 2, ASM39032v3, whole genome shotgun sequence genomic region:
- the LOC104089393 gene encoding transcriptional corepressor LEUNIG_HOMOLOG-like isoform X2, with amino-acid sequence MLGLCLAVILDLAFSSSTFLLLSRLEVVILNYMVKRGFHQTGEVFAREINANPNPVAINSPEGCLQEWWNIFYEAFSSRFPEVALFAAESFDKTVENVVSNIGPVSSTYAPYHTGENISTVTASSPMMPSPHLMASSPVMASNGPDLMDPYISDLLSSICPNLLPNLSPPMASITPEMMPTGGDVLQNGCSIMPRTGYILPSFTQFSVGPNIRMVQGQPSLDLLPGRMQEQAQHMTPLRDVTSILKFLEINKMDGMLPSASNSGYPIQQIPTVPPQWEGRGDRRGINLEGPMQMEPNLYLPPWPEHSDAESCLNLSTFVRGSNRSLQQASHQGWPLVGVGPVSPVINHQVVHPSVIVPTQKEQFLRTKFSPQQDVLPEVAVQTLDELNFPAPASSGDFNRMLIQAGSSGKDAGMLGDKNKRTLENLPVDQQILAPAGGKQIAVQEQVNQLRLQSSNKRGRKRKASLSSLAAVGKEKATTDGITNGNINSYFSQGDAGLVGANNSISALRKNIAACIESDRKGISVKEIGSLHATHSELLCCHFHSQGKLLAAAGHEVVIWDLENNDVNTGKGHAHLVTDIRFTPNSRVFATSSFDRTVMIWDAAKPSNPFQKLVGHADHVMSIDFHPSKVGLLSSCDSNDEIRLWDVNDGDCKLIFKGGSRQVRFQPRFGNLLACSTGNIINIFDVETNSVQLQLQGHVGDVRSICWDMSGNFLASVSEDSARIWCVSGRKYLHELRSSGNKFQSCTFHPDRAQILAIGSHELLELWNPMYQSHRTWPHQAHGGIISSFADSPPTGTIASVSHDQYIKIWQ; translated from the exons ATGTTGGGTTTGTGTCTTGCTGTTATATTGGACTTGGCTTTTTCGTCAAGTACTTTTCTTCTTCTTAGCAG ACTTGAAGTTGTCAttcttaattacatggttaagaGAGGTTTCCATCAGACTGGTGAGGTATTCGCCAGAGAAATTAATGCTAATCCAAATCCTGTTG CTATCAATTCTCCTGAAGGATGTCTGCAAGAGTGGTGGAATATATTTTATGAAGCATTCAGCTCTAGGTTCCCTGAGGTTGCTCTATTCGCGGCCGAATCCTTTGATAAG ACAGTGGAGAACGTTGTGTCTAATATCGGTCCTGTAAGTTCAACCTATGCTCCTTATCATACAGGAGAAAACATCTCTACTGTGACGGCATCCTCTCCTATGATGCCGTCCCCTCATTTGATGGCATCCTCTCCTGTGATGGCATCCAACGGTCCTGATCTTATGGACCCCTATATTTCAGATTTGTTGTCATCCATTTGTCCCAACTTGTTGCCAAATTTATCTCCTCCAATGGCATCTATTACTCCTGAAATGATGCCAACAGGGGGAGATGTCCTTCAGAATGGCTGTTCAATCATGCCAAGGACAGGGTATATTCTGCCCAGTTTCACACAATTTTCTGTTGGACCAAATATTCGGATGGTGCAAGGGCAACCATCATTAGATCTGCTGCCCGGAAGAATGCAAGAGCAAGCCCAGCATATGACTCCTTTAAGAGACGTGACATCAATTTTAAAGTTTCTTGAGATTAATAAAATGGATGGCATGCTTCCATCTGCAAGCAACTCTGG CTATCCAATTCAGCAAATTCCAACGGTTCCTCCACAGTGGGAGGGCAGA GGCGACAGACGTGGTATAAACTTGGAAGGACCTATGCAGATGGAACCAAATCTTTATTTGCCTCCATGGCCAGAACATTCTGACGCGG AGTCGTGCTTGAACTTGTCTACATTTGTTCGAG GGAGCAACAGATCTCTCCAACAAGCATCTCATCAAGGATGGCCGTTAGTT GGAGTTGGCCCAGTTTCCCCTGTCATTAACCATCAAGTTGTACATCCTAGTGTAATAGTACCGACTCAAAAGGAACAGTTTTTGAGAACTAAATTCTCTCCTCAACAGGATGTTTTACCAGAAGTGGCAGTTCAAACATTGGATGAGCTCAACTTTCCTGCCCCTGCAAGTTCTGGTGATTTCAATCGTATGCTCATTCAAGCTGGCTCGAGTGGCAAAGATGCAGGA ATGCTTGgcgataaaaataaaagaacCCTGGAGAATTTACCAGTTGACCAGCAAATATTAGCTCCTGCAGGAGGAAAGCAAATTGCAGTGCAGGAGCAAGTGAACCAGCTGAGACTGCAGTCTTCAAATAAG AGGGGCAGAAAGAGGAAAGCTTCACTGAGTTCTCTGGCAGCT GTTGGGAAAGAGAAAGCTACTACCGATGGTATTACGAATGGCAATATTAACAGCTACTTCTCCCAGGGAGATGCTGGTCTGGTTGGTGCAAATAATTCGATCTCTGCATTGAGGAAAAATATTGCTGCTTGCATTGAATCTGACCGGAAAG GCATCTCTGTTAAAGAGATTGGAAGTCTTCACGCAACACACAGCGAGCTCCTATGTTGCCACTTCCATTCACAAGGGAAGTTGTTGGCTGCTGCTGGACACGAG gttgtgatttgggacttggaaaaTAATGATGTTAACACTGGAAAAGGTCATGCTCATCTCGTTACAGATATCCGTTTTACACCAAATTCAAGGGTGTTTGCAACATCTTCTTTTGACAGAACTGTGATGATATGGGATGCAGCCAAG CCAAGCAACCCTTTCCAAAAACTTGTGGGGCATGCTGATCATGTTATGTCCATAGATTTTCATCCATCAAAGGTGGGTCTTCTCAGTTCTTGTGATAGCAACGACGAGATTAGACTGTGGGATGTCAATGACGGTGATTGCAAACTCATTTTTAAG GGAGGTAGTAGACAGGTTAGATTCCAACCTCGATTTGGGAACCTTTTGGCATGTTCTACCGgaaatattataaatatatttgATGTGGAGACTAACAGCGTCCAACTACAGTTACAG GGACATGTCGGAGATGTCCGTTCAATCTGTTGGGATATGAGCGGGAATTTCCTGGCATCCGTGAGCGAGGATAGTGCACGGATATGGTGTGTTAGCGGAAGAAAGTATTTACATGAACTGCGTTCTAGTGGCAATAAGTTCCAGTCATGCACTTTCCACCCTGACCGCGCTCAAATCTTGGCGATTGGTTCTCATGAG TTACTGGAGCTGTGGAATCCAATGTACCAGAGCCACAGAACTTGGCCACACCAAGCACATGGTGGTATAATTTCTTCATTTGCAGATTCACCTCCGACAGGAACCATAGCCTCAGTGAGTCACGACCAGTATATCAAGATATGGCAGTGA
- the LOC104089393 gene encoding transcriptional corepressor LEUNIG_HOMOLOG-like isoform X1, whose translation MLGLCLAVILDLAFSSSTFLLLSRLEVVILNYMVKRGFHQTGEVFAREINANPNPVAINSPEGCLQEWWNIFYEAFSSRFPEVALFAAESFDKVAQTVENVVSNIGPVSSTYAPYHTGENISTVTASSPMMPSPHLMASSPVMASNGPDLMDPYISDLLSSICPNLLPNLSPPMASITPEMMPTGGDVLQNGCSIMPRTGYILPSFTQFSVGPNIRMVQGQPSLDLLPGRMQEQAQHMTPLRDVTSILKFLEINKMDGMLPSASNSGYPIQQIPTVPPQWEGRGDRRGINLEGPMQMEPNLYLPPWPEHSDAESCLNLSTFVRGSNRSLQQASHQGWPLVGVGPVSPVINHQVVHPSVIVPTQKEQFLRTKFSPQQDVLPEVAVQTLDELNFPAPASSGDFNRMLIQAGSSGKDAGMLGDKNKRTLENLPVDQQILAPAGGKQIAVQEQVNQLRLQSSNKRGRKRKASLSSLAAVGKEKATTDGITNGNINSYFSQGDAGLVGANNSISALRKNIAACIESDRKGISVKEIGSLHATHSELLCCHFHSQGKLLAAAGHEVVIWDLENNDVNTGKGHAHLVTDIRFTPNSRVFATSSFDRTVMIWDAAKPSNPFQKLVGHADHVMSIDFHPSKVGLLSSCDSNDEIRLWDVNDGDCKLIFKGGSRQVRFQPRFGNLLACSTGNIINIFDVETNSVQLQLQGHVGDVRSICWDMSGNFLASVSEDSARIWCVSGRKYLHELRSSGNKFQSCTFHPDRAQILAIGSHELLELWNPMYQSHRTWPHQAHGGIISSFADSPPTGTIASVSHDQYIKIWQ comes from the exons ATGTTGGGTTTGTGTCTTGCTGTTATATTGGACTTGGCTTTTTCGTCAAGTACTTTTCTTCTTCTTAGCAG ACTTGAAGTTGTCAttcttaattacatggttaagaGAGGTTTCCATCAGACTGGTGAGGTATTCGCCAGAGAAATTAATGCTAATCCAAATCCTGTTG CTATCAATTCTCCTGAAGGATGTCTGCAAGAGTGGTGGAATATATTTTATGAAGCATTCAGCTCTAGGTTCCCTGAGGTTGCTCTATTCGCGGCCGAATCCTTTGATAAG GTCGCACAGACAGTGGAGAACGTTGTGTCTAATATCGGTCCTGTAAGTTCAACCTATGCTCCTTATCATACAGGAGAAAACATCTCTACTGTGACGGCATCCTCTCCTATGATGCCGTCCCCTCATTTGATGGCATCCTCTCCTGTGATGGCATCCAACGGTCCTGATCTTATGGACCCCTATATTTCAGATTTGTTGTCATCCATTTGTCCCAACTTGTTGCCAAATTTATCTCCTCCAATGGCATCTATTACTCCTGAAATGATGCCAACAGGGGGAGATGTCCTTCAGAATGGCTGTTCAATCATGCCAAGGACAGGGTATATTCTGCCCAGTTTCACACAATTTTCTGTTGGACCAAATATTCGGATGGTGCAAGGGCAACCATCATTAGATCTGCTGCCCGGAAGAATGCAAGAGCAAGCCCAGCATATGACTCCTTTAAGAGACGTGACATCAATTTTAAAGTTTCTTGAGATTAATAAAATGGATGGCATGCTTCCATCTGCAAGCAACTCTGG CTATCCAATTCAGCAAATTCCAACGGTTCCTCCACAGTGGGAGGGCAGA GGCGACAGACGTGGTATAAACTTGGAAGGACCTATGCAGATGGAACCAAATCTTTATTTGCCTCCATGGCCAGAACATTCTGACGCGG AGTCGTGCTTGAACTTGTCTACATTTGTTCGAG GGAGCAACAGATCTCTCCAACAAGCATCTCATCAAGGATGGCCGTTAGTT GGAGTTGGCCCAGTTTCCCCTGTCATTAACCATCAAGTTGTACATCCTAGTGTAATAGTACCGACTCAAAAGGAACAGTTTTTGAGAACTAAATTCTCTCCTCAACAGGATGTTTTACCAGAAGTGGCAGTTCAAACATTGGATGAGCTCAACTTTCCTGCCCCTGCAAGTTCTGGTGATTTCAATCGTATGCTCATTCAAGCTGGCTCGAGTGGCAAAGATGCAGGA ATGCTTGgcgataaaaataaaagaacCCTGGAGAATTTACCAGTTGACCAGCAAATATTAGCTCCTGCAGGAGGAAAGCAAATTGCAGTGCAGGAGCAAGTGAACCAGCTGAGACTGCAGTCTTCAAATAAG AGGGGCAGAAAGAGGAAAGCTTCACTGAGTTCTCTGGCAGCT GTTGGGAAAGAGAAAGCTACTACCGATGGTATTACGAATGGCAATATTAACAGCTACTTCTCCCAGGGAGATGCTGGTCTGGTTGGTGCAAATAATTCGATCTCTGCATTGAGGAAAAATATTGCTGCTTGCATTGAATCTGACCGGAAAG GCATCTCTGTTAAAGAGATTGGAAGTCTTCACGCAACACACAGCGAGCTCCTATGTTGCCACTTCCATTCACAAGGGAAGTTGTTGGCTGCTGCTGGACACGAG gttgtgatttgggacttggaaaaTAATGATGTTAACACTGGAAAAGGTCATGCTCATCTCGTTACAGATATCCGTTTTACACCAAATTCAAGGGTGTTTGCAACATCTTCTTTTGACAGAACTGTGATGATATGGGATGCAGCCAAG CCAAGCAACCCTTTCCAAAAACTTGTGGGGCATGCTGATCATGTTATGTCCATAGATTTTCATCCATCAAAGGTGGGTCTTCTCAGTTCTTGTGATAGCAACGACGAGATTAGACTGTGGGATGTCAATGACGGTGATTGCAAACTCATTTTTAAG GGAGGTAGTAGACAGGTTAGATTCCAACCTCGATTTGGGAACCTTTTGGCATGTTCTACCGgaaatattataaatatatttgATGTGGAGACTAACAGCGTCCAACTACAGTTACAG GGACATGTCGGAGATGTCCGTTCAATCTGTTGGGATATGAGCGGGAATTTCCTGGCATCCGTGAGCGAGGATAGTGCACGGATATGGTGTGTTAGCGGAAGAAAGTATTTACATGAACTGCGTTCTAGTGGCAATAAGTTCCAGTCATGCACTTTCCACCCTGACCGCGCTCAAATCTTGGCGATTGGTTCTCATGAG TTACTGGAGCTGTGGAATCCAATGTACCAGAGCCACAGAACTTGGCCACACCAAGCACATGGTGGTATAATTTCTTCATTTGCAGATTCACCTCCGACAGGAACCATAGCCTCAGTGAGTCACGACCAGTATATCAAGATATGGCAGTGA